From a region of the Wolbachia endosymbiont (group B) of Gerris lacustris genome:
- the gyrB gene encoding DNA topoisomerase (ATP-hydrolyzing) subunit B: MESNYNADAIKILRGLDAVRRRPGMYIGDTDDGSGLHHMVYEVIDNAIDESLAGYCSKIEVSINEDGSVSVTDNGRGIPTDIHPEEGISAAEVIMTQLHAGGKFDSNTYKVSGGLHGVGISVVNALSSWLELTIWRNKKEYFIRFEDGESVKSLKVVNENTSKRGTRVTFMPSTGTFSSIDFSYSTLESRIRELAFLNSNIEIILRDLRNEPHVKSHFNDNKESKDNFGTANFVRYLDKNKTNVTKIASIRDDVKSLGTSVEISMEWNDSYYENMLCFTNNIRQRDGGAHLAGFRSALTRCINNYATNEGFLKKAKVNLTGEDVREGLTCVLSLKMPDPKFSSQTKDKLVSSEARTVVESIVFDKLSTILETDPKLAASIVERAIRSAKGREAARKARELVKNKNNIDIATLPGKLADCQEKIPELSELFIVEGNSAGGTAKQGRNRKTQAVLALRGKILNVERAGLDRIFSSAEIGSLITAIGAGIGSEHFNIEKTRYHKIIIMTDADVDGSHIRTLILTFFFRHMREVIEKGYLYIAQPPLYKVTKNAKDTYIKDDGTFEEYIVNSAIKRLTLNGIGKDLRFVLNKCLSISNISKNYDREIPKDLLESLLILSKKNALLSADEILKYLKLMYSEYNWEVEVKDEEIHIAKLFQGLADKYVFSLSILESKEIRNILSSLDNIIDLFNGDSFLQSQETEIKIKSPSALAKIVMDYGKKGLTLQRFKGLGEMNADQLWETTLNPETRTLLKVEIKDCEEADSIFSVLMGDIVEPRRDFINNNALNVHDVDI, translated from the coding sequence ATGGAAAGTAACTACAACGCTGATGCAATAAAAATCCTAAGAGGTCTTGATGCTGTAAGAAGGCGGCCAGGTATGTACATTGGTGACACTGACGATGGATCCGGTTTGCACCATATGGTATATGAGGTTATTGATAATGCGATAGATGAGTCTTTAGCTGGATATTGCAGTAAGATAGAGGTTAGCATAAATGAAGACGGTTCGGTGTCTGTAACCGACAACGGTCGTGGCATTCCAACTGACATTCATCCAGAGGAAGGAATATCAGCAGCAGAAGTAATAATGACTCAATTACATGCAGGAGGTAAATTTGACAGCAATACCTATAAGGTTTCCGGGGGATTACATGGTGTTGGAATCTCAGTTGTGAATGCGTTATCAAGCTGGCTGGAATTAACCATCTGGCGCAATAAAAAGGAATACTTCATACGTTTTGAAGATGGTGAATCTGTTAAATCTTTAAAGGTAGTTAATGAAAATACAAGTAAAAGAGGAACTAGAGTAACGTTTATGCCATCAACGGGGACTTTTAGTAGTATTGATTTTAGTTACTCCACTCTTGAGAGTCGTATAAGAGAATTGGCATTTTTAAACTCAAATATTGAGATCATTTTGCGTGATCTCCGTAATGAGCCCCATGTAAAGTCTCATTTTAACGATAATAAGGAGTCTAAAGATAATTTTGGTACAGCGAATTTTGTACGGTACTTAGACAAGAACAAGACAAACGTTACTAAAATTGCCAGCATTAGAGATGATGTGAAAAGTCTAGGCACTAGTGTAGAAATATCGATGGAGTGGAATGATTCTTACTATGAGAATATGCTATGCTTTACAAATAATATAAGACAACGGGATGGTGGTGCGCATTTAGCAGGGTTTAGATCTGCACTAACCAGATGTATCAATAACTATGCAACTAATGAAGGGTTTTTGAAGAAAGCAAAAGTGAATTTGACCGGAGAAGATGTTAGAGAAGGCTTAACTTGTGTTTTATCTCTCAAGATGCCTGATCCTAAATTTTCTTCACAGACAAAAGATAAATTGGTCAGTTCTGAAGCGCGGACAGTCGTGGAGAGCATAGTTTTTGACAAGTTGAGTACAATACTTGAAACTGATCCCAAATTAGCAGCAAGTATAGTAGAAAGAGCGATTAGATCGGCAAAAGGAAGAGAAGCAGCAAGAAAAGCACGAGAGTTAGTTAAAAATAAAAACAATATTGATATCGCAACTCTACCTGGAAAGCTTGCTGATTGTCAGGAAAAAATTCCTGAGTTATCGGAGCTGTTTATAGTAGAAGGTAACTCCGCAGGTGGTACTGCAAAGCAGGGACGTAATCGTAAAACACAGGCAGTACTTGCCTTAAGAGGGAAAATTCTAAACGTAGAACGTGCAGGATTGGATCGTATTTTTTCATCTGCAGAAATCGGCTCTCTGATCACGGCAATCGGAGCTGGAATAGGGAGTGAGCACTTCAATATTGAAAAAACTAGGTATCATAAAATTATCATTATGACAGACGCAGATGTTGATGGCTCGCATATAAGAACTTTGATTCTAACTTTCTTTTTTAGACATATGCGTGAAGTAATTGAAAAAGGATATTTATACATAGCACAGCCACCGCTCTATAAAGTCACAAAAAATGCCAAAGATACTTATATCAAAGATGACGGAACTTTTGAAGAGTATATAGTAAATTCAGCGATTAAAAGATTAACATTAAATGGCATAGGCAAAGACTTGCGTTTCGTTTTGAATAAGTGCCTCAGTATTTCAAACATTAGCAAAAATTATGATAGGGAAATACCAAAAGATCTCTTAGAATCATTGCTAATTTTAAGCAAAAAGAATGCTCTATTGTCTGCTGATGAGATATTAAAATATTTAAAATTGATGTATAGTGAATATAATTGGGAAGTAGAAGTAAAAGATGAAGAAATCCACATTGCTAAATTATTTCAAGGATTAGCAGACAAGTATGTATTCTCGCTTAGCATACTTGAAAGCAAAGAAATACGAAATATATTGAGTTCTCTTGATAACATAATTGACTTATTTAATGGTGATTCATTTTTACAGTCGCAAGAAACTGAAATAAAAATAAAGTCTCCAAGTGCACTCGCAAAAATAGTGATGGATTATGGTAAAAAAGGTTTAACTCTGCAGAGATTTAAAGGCCTTGGTGAAATGAATGCTGATCAGCTTTGGGAAACTACACTCAATCCAGAAACTAGAACTCTGCTAAAAGTTGAAATAAAAGATTGTGAGGAAGCAGATAGCATATTCTCGGTGCTAATGGGTGATATAGTTGAACCACGTCGTGACTTTATAAATAACAATGCACTTAACGTGCATGATGTTGATATTTGA
- a CDS encoding CvpA family protein, translated as MFFDSLIIFIIVLCIIISITRGFIKELCALMFLLLSVFLTASYYDFFIINYNKYFDSKVTQNILSTISVFIILNLTFMTMNNWLMYILSPIRLGLMDRVTGIFVGSLRGILLSYVLFFAVHLYCHTVYDKKEGESKVEAEDILPNWIINSHSYQALFVTTEEVINMYVPESLILKIKEIGEEMVDQEKPQNNKEK; from the coding sequence ATGTTTTTCGATAGCCTAATTATCTTTATTATTGTCTTGTGTATAATAATATCGATAACTAGAGGCTTTATAAAGGAGCTATGTGCATTAATGTTCTTGCTCTTATCAGTCTTTTTGACAGCTAGTTACTATGATTTTTTTATTATAAATTATAATAAGTATTTTGACTCTAAAGTTACACAAAACATACTTTCTACAATCTCTGTATTTATCATACTTAATCTTACATTCATGACAATGAATAACTGGCTAATGTACATATTATCACCTATAAGGTTGGGATTAATGGATAGAGTTACTGGAATCTTTGTCGGATCACTCAGAGGAATATTGCTTTCTTATGTACTATTTTTTGCTGTGCACTTATATTGCCACACAGTATATGATAAAAAAGAGGGAGAGTCTAAAGTAGAAGCAGAAGACATCTTGCCCAATTGGATAATAAATTCACACTCTTATCAGGCTTTATTTGTGACAACAGAAGAAGTAATTAACATGTATGTGCCAGAGTCATTGATACTAAAAATAAAAGAGATCGGTGAAGAAATGGTTGATCAAGAAAAACCTCAAAACAATAAAGAAAAGTGA
- a CDS encoding IS5 family transposase (programmed frameshift), producing the protein MRSVYPSDISRERFEIILPDLESCRKKTKPRKLDLYELFCGVLYVLKSGCQWRMLPKEFPKWRNCYDYFKRWSKKPNEDRESVLEIVLKKLVGEVRFNSGRNTKTSFCIIDAQSVKSTDIAEEKGYDAGKKISGIKRHIAVDTQGLPHAIYITTANIGDRTAAVEMICNARKNLSEVQNILVDAGYTGENFATQIKTTIGATVEVIKRSELHTFVVLPKRWVVERSFAWLEKCRRLWKNCERKLNTRLQMVVLAFTALLLKRL; encoded by the exons ATGAGGAGTGTATACCCAAGTGATATAAGTCGGGAAAGATTTGAGATTATATTACCAGATCTAGAATCCTGTAGAAAAAAAACAAAACCAAGAAAACTGGATTTATATGAGTTATTTTGCGGTGTACTTTATGTGCTAAAAAGTGGCTGTCAGTGGCGAATGCTACCAAAAGAGTTTCCAAAATGGCGCAATTGTTACGATTACTTCAAGAGATGGAGTAAAAAACCGAATGAAGATAGAGAAAGTGTTCTAGAAATTGTCTTA AAAAAATTAGTTGGAGAGGTTCGTTTCAACAGTGGTCGGAATACAAAAACAAGCTTCTGCATCATTGATGCTCAAAGTGTAAAAAGCACCGATATTGCTGAAGAAAAAGGTTATGATGCCGGCAAGAAAATTTCAGGAATAAAGCGTCATATTGCAGTAGATACGCAAGGTTTGCCACATGCAATTTATATTACTACAGCTAATATCGGAGATCGTACTGCTGCTGTAGAGATGATTTGTAACGCAAGAAAAAATCTTTCCGAAGTTCAAAATATACTAGTTGATGCAGGTTATACAGGAGAAAATTTTGCAACTCAAATAAAAACGACTATTGGTGCAACCGTTGAAGTAATAAAACGAAGTGAATTACATACCTTTGTTGTATTGCCAAAAAGGTGGGTTGTAGAGCGTTCTTTTGCTTGGCTGGAAAAGTGTAGACGGTTATGGAAAAATTGCGAGCGTAAACTCAATACTAGACTACAAATGGTCGTTCTAGCTTTTACTGCCTTGCTCCTCAAAAGATTATGA
- a CDS encoding phosphomannomutase/phosphoglucomutase, whose translation MDNTIIRKYDIRGVVGKDLQISDGYEIGRKFGQTAANVCVGYDSRIDSPSIEKELIRGLILSGANVIRVGLCSSPMLYAATMNADLGIMITASHNPRKYNGFKFFSTKKVYSDQEMKEIIGSTIKNSTKIGSLINTNTYSEYIHILKNALKNNTTQKLKIAWDFGNSPTIVRYIEKVLPSHVHIVTNNSIDGTFPLHDPDPIEEKNLVQLINIVKKDECDLGIALDGDGDRVRLIDNKGNVVSNDHLFMIFAREVLVKHPKSKVIANVKMSMKVHDFVSKLGGKVITCATGHSLVKKKMVEEGAKFAGELSGHFFFSELGFDDGLYSAVKVIDILLKKNQSLSEMIGDLPKLYITHEVKIVVKDEKKFQIIESVKETLKQQNILFSELDGIKVTDNKGWWLLRVSNTQNCITARCEGNTLEDFELTKKVLFYYIDELKLYI comes from the coding sequence ATGGACAATACTATTATAAGAAAATACGATATTAGAGGTGTGGTAGGCAAAGACCTGCAGATCAGTGATGGGTATGAAATAGGTAGAAAATTCGGTCAAACTGCAGCTAACGTTTGTGTAGGCTATGACAGCAGGATAGATTCACCAAGTATAGAAAAAGAATTAATAAGAGGCTTAATTTTATCCGGTGCAAATGTTATACGAGTTGGGCTCTGTTCTTCACCTATGCTCTACGCTGCAACAATGAATGCAGATCTTGGGATTATGATCACTGCTTCTCATAATCCCAGAAAATATAACGGCTTTAAATTTTTCAGTACTAAAAAAGTTTACTCAGATCAAGAAATGAAGGAAATTATAGGCAGTACAATTAAAAACAGCACGAAAATTGGAAGCTTAATTAACACGAATACATATAGTGAGTACATTCATATATTAAAAAATGCGCTCAAGAATAACACTACACAAAAACTGAAAATAGCCTGGGATTTTGGCAATAGTCCAACAATTGTAAGGTATATTGAAAAAGTTTTACCAAGTCATGTACACATCGTAACCAATAATTCTATCGATGGAACGTTTCCACTGCACGACCCAGATCCCATAGAAGAAAAAAATCTTGTTCAGCTAATCAATATTGTTAAGAAAGATGAATGTGACCTTGGTATTGCACTCGATGGTGATGGTGATAGGGTACGCTTGATTGATAATAAAGGTAATGTTGTTTCCAATGATCACTTATTTATGATTTTTGCACGTGAAGTATTGGTGAAACACCCAAAAAGCAAAGTTATTGCCAACGTAAAAATGAGTATGAAAGTGCATGATTTCGTTAGCAAATTAGGGGGGAAAGTAATTACCTGTGCCACTGGACACTCACTGGTTAAGAAAAAGATGGTAGAAGAAGGGGCAAAATTTGCCGGTGAACTCAGTGGGCATTTTTTCTTTTCTGAGCTGGGTTTCGATGACGGACTATATTCTGCTGTTAAAGTCATTGACATTTTACTTAAGAAAAACCAAAGCCTATCTGAGATGATTGGAGATTTACCAAAGTTATATATCACTCATGAAGTGAAAATTGTAGTGAAGGATGAGAAAAAATTTCAAATAATTGAGTCAGTAAAGGAGACACTAAAGCAGCAAAATATTTTATTTTCAGAGCTTGATGGTATTAAGGTAACCGATAATAAAGGTTGGTGGCTTCTTAGAGTATCAAATACGCAAAACTGCATTACAGCAAGATGTGAAGGAAATACCTTAGAAGATTTTGAACTTACTAAGAAAGTTTTGTTTTATTATATTGATGAACTAAAACTATACATTTAG